In Hirschia baltica ATCC 49814, the genomic stretch TGATATACGTCCAATACGCAAGTATCTCGTCCATCAAACAGCATTACGATATTTTACATTGCATGCTTAAAACGATACTTTAAATAGGAAGGACTACAAATTTAATACGAATTGATTTGCGAAAAACTCCCCAATGGGTTGAACACATTCATTGGACATGATTAGCATCCTGCTGAGCACGTAAACAGAGAATGCGTCCTGTCACGTACCTCAGAATCTTTTCAATATAGAATACCGGAGATAGGTCATGTCACGCCTGTTTGATAGCTTCATCATGGTTAATTGGAGCGCAACTTCTAAACCAACCACAGGCAAAGACTCCATCTGGATTGGTGCACTTGTACCAGACGCACGCCTACGCTTAACTTTTCGTGCTTCAAATCCCGCCACGCGCGAAATAGCATATCAGCAACTTCAAGAATTACTGACGCGCCTTACAAACAGAGGTGATCGAGTATTCCTTGGGTTTGGCTTCCCACTCGGATTTCCGGAAGGCACATCTAAAAAACTAGGCCTCAAAGGTGACAAGCCTTGGGAAAGCATGCGTGATTTCTTAAAAAAAGAAATGAAAGATAAGCCGGACAACACAAATAATAGATTCGCGTTAGCAGCGCGTATGAACCGCCTCATCTCAGACGGCCCCTTTCCTTTTTGGGGTTGCCCAAAGAGAGATGAACTAACAACTCTCTCTGTAAAAAAACCTCGTGAGCACGAAAGTGGCGATATGAAAGAATATCGCCGCACTGAAGCAGAACTCACAAAACAAAAACTAGCGCGTCCACAACCGATTTGGAAAATCGCATATGCTGGAGCCGTAGGCGGCCAGGTTATGACGGGCCTTCCTGTCATCCATAAACTTCGTGCTGATTTTGATAGCCTCCGTATATGGCCGTTTGAACTACCTTTAGAGCCTTTGATAGAAGAAAACCTAGAGGGAATATCAATCGTTGTCGCAGAAGTTTTCCCGTCAATGCTTGAGCAAAAGAATGCCGAAACTGAGATTCGAGACGAAGCTCAAGTACGAATCATGGCCGAATATATTGCGAATCTAGACGAAAAAGACCGAATCGCCGCCCTCTTCGAAGGCCCGAAAAAGGGATCAAAAGCGGCTCAAACAGCTATTTCATCCGAGGAAGGATGGATTTTTGGCGTATAAGCCCCTGTTTATCGGCATTTTCGACAGTTAAAGGCTTTACTAAACGGCCAAACAACTGCGAGATCGCGCCAGTCGCCGCAACAAACGGGCGGCGGATCGTTTTTTAGGAGGGACATAATGAACAAGTCCGAACTTACGAAGCAAGTTGCAGAAGCTGCTAGCATGACTCAATCTGAAGCAGGCCGCGCTGTTGATGCTGTCTTGGACACTATTTCCAGCGAACTTAAAAAGGGTGAGCAAGTTGCACTTGCTGGTTTTGGTACTTTCTTGGCCAAAACACGTGAAGAGCGTCAAGGCCGCAACCCTGCCACAGGCAAGCCAATGACAATCCCGAAGAAAACTTCGGCGTCATTTAAACCTGCCTCAGTTCTAAAAGACCTTTAGAGCTATATTTCACCGAGACGGTGGAATTTATCTTTTTAAGATACAAAAAACGGCGCGCGGCTCACGAGTTGCGCGCCGTTTTCCATTCTAAGAAAATAACCTGACAAATACCGACAACGAGCGAACCTATTGCAACACCTGACATAGCACCCACAGCGCCATATCCTTTGATCAAAGTGAACCAATACACCAATGGCAACATGACCGTTAGATAGGCACCTATGTGGATTGCCGCAGGTATCCAAACTTTTTCCTGCGCTCTAAGTGCTGAAGACGCAACCACCTGTAACCCATCAAACATCACCACAAAAGCCGCCACTCCGATAACAGGCGCTAGCAACTCTATTGTACCTAGAGTCACAGCTTCCTCACTGCTAGCCATACCTATCGCTAAAGGCATCTGCAAAACATATATAATTGTCGTCACAACAACACCCGCCAACACAGCGGCGAATACACCTAGGCGTGAGGCATTCTTTACACCAATTGCATCGCCGCGCCCAAAACTTTCAGCAACACGCACAGACGTAGCCGTGGCAATCCCTACAAAGAGCATGAAACTGAAAAATATCGGCTGAATAGCGAGTGAATAAATCATGCCTGTCATTGTGCTCGCCAAAGTCGCAATAACGAATGTTAGATTAAACGTTGCAAACTCGGCCATATTCGCGATTGCGCCTCCAATGCCGACAGTATTTTGTCTCAGAAATTCTCCTTTTGGAGCAGGTTTCGACTTTTTAAACCCCGGCGTATAAACAAAAACCAAGATCAATAAGAAGACCGCCGTAAATGCACGAGAGCCAGTCGTTGCCCAAGCAACGCCGTCTGCTCCCATTGGGTCAAAACCCCACCAACCAGCAACTAAAGCTAAATCAAACAATACGTTAGCACCCACCCCCAAATAGGTGATTATCGTTACCCAAACAGGTTTCCTCAATGCTTCCAAATACATTGTCGCGCCGAACACCAGCATGTGAGCAATCATGCCGTATGCCAATATTGTCGCTGCTGAGGAGGCCCCTTGAACCACTTCGGCTTGTAAGCCCAACAGATCATACATTGGACGAGACCACATAATAATAGCCAGCATGCTGACAAGGCCTATAGAGCAGCCTACCCACATCCCACGCCGAAACACCCGCCCTGTATCACGATAATGGCCAGATGCATTTAGTTCAGCCGTGAATACCTGCACACCTTGCAAAACGCCCATACCGGCGGCCATACCAATACTCAACAATAACCAAGCGATGGTAATATATGGCACTTCTAGCTGCGCCATTCGACCAAGAACAACCGCATCAGTCACAGACATTATGGGAAGAGAAAGACGCGACAAAGCGACTGGAAACGCCAATTTCATCAGATCAACAACTTGATCTGGTTGCGCCCATTCGGGTAATTTACTTTTAGTTAAAGTCGACATCAGCTAAGCTCCTTCGCTAGCCGAGCGGCCAGCGAAGAAGGGTCTATACCTACTGCGCCGCTAGCGCCACACTTGATTTTTTTGACCGAAGTTTCTCTGCAACTAAGAAAGCTAATTCCAGAGCCTGCTCACCGTTCAATCGCGGATCACAATGCGTGTGATATCGTGATGATAGATCTGCATCCGTTATATCTTGAGCTCCACCTAGACATTCAGTTACATTTTGACCAGTCATCTCAAAGTGAACACCACCCGGGTACGCACCCTCAGTCGACACAACGTCAATAAACTGAGCAACTTCCGACAAGATACGGTCTACAGGTCGTGTCTTATACCCAGATTCAGATGTGAGTGTGTTTCCATGCATCGGATCACAAGACCAGATAACAGAACGCCCTTCTTGCTCGACACGTCGGACTAATTTGGAAAGTCCATCTTCAACTTTATCGGCACCAAATCGCGCAATCAGAACCATTTTCCCTGGCTCATCTTCTGGGTTGAGCGTGTCTATTAAGCGAATCAGCTCGTCTGGATCCAAAGTTGGACCACACTTCATGCCAATCGGATTAATAACACCACGACAAAATTCGACATGCGCTCCATCAAGCTGACGAGTACGATCACCAATCCAAAGCATGTGAGCTGATGTATCCACGGTCTGATTCGGAATTGTTGAATCTTCACGTGTCATCGCCTGCTCATACCCCAGCAGCAACGCCTCATGAGATGTATAAAACTCAGTTTCACTCATAATCGGTGTGTTGTCAGGTGTCAGCCCAATAGCTTCCATAAAATCAACAGCTTCATTGATCTGTGTCGCTATTTTTTGAAATCGCTCGCCTTGGGGTGACCGATCAACAAAGCTAAGCATCCACTTATTCAAATTGTGTAGGTCAGCATAACCGCCGCGAGAAAAAGCCCGCACGAGATTCATCGTGGCAGCCGACTGGTTATACGCGCGGATCAAACGCTGAGGATCAGGTGTACGACTTTCAGGCGTAAATTCCATTCCATTGATAATGTCACCACGATAGGAAGGAAGAGTTACACCGTCTTTTACCTCAACAGGGCTCGAACGTGGCTTAGCAAACTGTCCTGCAATACGGCCCACTTTCACAACAGGTTTTGATGCAGCAAATGTTAGCGTTACAGCCATCTGCAAAATCACACGGAACGTATCGCGGATGTTGTTCGAGTTAAATTCTTTAAAACTTTCAGCACAATCACCGCCCTGAAGCAAAAATGCTCTTCCGGCAGCAACATCACCCAAACGCGCTTTCAATCGACGCACTTCTCCTGCAAACACCAATGGTGGGTATTGAGATAGTGTTGCCTCAACGTCAGCTAGGGCAGCTGAATTTGGGTAATCTTCTGGAATGTGTTTAGCAGGTTTTGCCCGCCATGAATCTGGTGCCCATTTTGTCATGATGACTGACTTCTTTTTATAAAAACTGAGCTACTGTCATAGCCAACAGCAATGCAATAGAGCAAGGTCTGCTTTGATCACTTAAACAAGAAATTTGCATTTTTCTTAGTATTCAAAGAGTTTCGCGTCTCTTTTTGCTCTTTTATCAGCCGCAATTAGAATAATTTCTACAATTTTCCCGCGCGTTGGCCGACTTCCAAGTTGATTGGACGGATCTATATTGTGCCGTTCAACTATCTTTTTCAATGCAGCAATTGATCTGTTTTTTAAAGCAAATTTTAGACCCTCAGCACCCGCTTCTTTAAACACAACATTAGGATTAAAGCCTGTAACCTGCTCTTCTAATTCACGCGCTTTGGTAACATCTTTTGCTTGCTTTAAGATTTCATCTTCCAGCTTACGGGCAAATGCACGATTTCTTGCTGCTTCATCTGCCACGATACCAAATAATGATTTAAGCGACTTTTCGATCATAAAAGTCCAACCTTTTCCTGAAACTCAGCTGCAAGGTCTCTAACAATGCCTGCAGCATCTCCATATTTTTGATCAAAACTTCGAGGCGTTTCTGACCACTCACCAGCACGTGCAATATTTTCGTTTTGAGGAACGACTATATCAAAAGTCTTAAAGTCCGACCGTAATGACAGCACTTCACTCTCATGAAGAACGATATTGGGATCATATTTAGTAATCAGAGTCAGAATATTGTCTTCTGTGAAACGTCGTTTTTCCATAGATCGCACTGCGCGGCGACGAAAAGCAAAAATACCTAATCGAGAAACATAGTCAGGGATTGTCGGGATCACCACATACTCAGACATTGTGATAGCCGCTTCAGCAAATAACGATATTCCTGGTGGACAATCAAACAGCACAACATCGTAATTTGATGCAACACTTTCTACAGCTGAAGCCATTAAACGCGTCAAGCGCTCCTGAACGGCAGTAATTGTGAAACCTTGACGAATAAATTTATCCAAAGCGTCACGCTCAACATACCGAAATTCGGGTGTCGCAACGACTAGGTCGACGACAGGCTCCCCTTGTAAGTCACTAATTCGCGGCGCGATAAATTCATGAAATCTGCGTGGCTCAGTGCCATGCACAAACTGCGCAAAATATGCATCGAGTGTGCGCTCAGACTCCCGCAGCTCAGACCATTTATCCAAACCACACAAAATCATGGATGCATTAGATTGTGGATCTAAATCAACGACCAATACGCGCATTGAAGCTTGAGATGCTAACGCTTCAGCCAACATGCAGACGCTCGTGGATTTCCCAACGCCACCCTTCATGTTCATCACAGACACAATACGCATAATTAGTGATGACTCCTCAAACTAAACAATTCGCAATACAGCCAACAACGAAACCGGTGTATTTACCATATTCTTGGTTCAACGGAATGAAGCACAGGTCAACCACCTTAAGATTACAGCTTGTGTATATTCTAGGCTGACCTGTACTTTTTTTGCAAAAAAGTCTGTTTATGAATTTTTTTTAAGAACCGTATTTTTTCTATGTCGGTACAAATTTAGTCCGCATAGTCACCAACTCTTCTGCAAGAGAAGGGTGCAATGCACATGTATTGTCAAAATCCTGCTTCGTCGCATTCATTTTTACTGCAATACCGACTGCTTGAATGATTTCAGGTGAATCAGGTCCTACGATATGACATCCCAATACAACCTGATCACTGGCGCGAACAACTATCTTCATCAACACACGAGATTGATCTCCAGAAAGCGCATTCTTCATGGGTTTGAAATCTGACTTATAGATATCAATTTCACCATGTTCAGCTCTAGCTTGTTCTTCACTAAGGCCAACCGTTCCGACAGGAGGTTGAGTAAATACTGCTGTCGCTATCTTATCATGATCAAAATGGTGCGGCTTTCCACCAAATTCTGTGTCTGCAAAAGCATGCCCCTCGCGGATGGCAACTGGTGTTAGATTGACGCGGTCAGTCACATCACCAACAGCCCAAATGGTCGGCACGTTTGTTTTTGACCACTCGTCAACTTTAATCGATCCATTCGCTGCCAACTCAACACCGGCGTTTTCCAGTCCAAGTCCTTTTGTATAGGGTGATCGCCCAAAGGCCCCCATGACAATATCAGCATCTATCGCATGTCCATTAGACAGTTCCACTTTGTATTGGTGGTCACTATCAGATGTTTTAGAAACCTTTTCAAAAACAGCACTCGTCACAACATGAACACCAGCCTGAACCA encodes the following:
- a CDS encoding MATE family efflux transporter — translated: MSTLTKSKLPEWAQPDQVVDLMKLAFPVALSRLSLPIMSVTDAVVLGRMAQLEVPYITIAWLLLSIGMAAGMGVLQGVQVFTAELNASGHYRDTGRVFRRGMWVGCSIGLVSMLAIIMWSRPMYDLLGLQAEVVQGASSAATILAYGMIAHMLVFGATMYLEALRKPVWVTIITYLGVGANVLFDLALVAGWWGFDPMGADGVAWATTGSRAFTAVFLLILVFVYTPGFKKSKPAPKGEFLRQNTVGIGGAIANMAEFATFNLTFVIATLASTMTGMIYSLAIQPIFFSFMLFVGIATATSVRVAESFGRGDAIGVKNASRLGVFAAVLAGVVVTTIIYVLQMPLAIGMASSEEAVTLGTIELLAPVIGVAAFVVMFDGLQVVASSALRAQEKVWIPAAIHIGAYLTVMLPLVYWFTLIKGYGAVGAMSGVAIGSLVVGICQVIFLEWKTARNS
- a CDS encoding molybdopterin-guanine dinucleotide biosynthesis protein A, whose protein sequence is MSRLFDSFIMVNWSATSKPTTGKDSIWIGALVPDARLRLTFRASNPATREIAYQQLQELLTRLTNRGDRVFLGFGFPLGFPEGTSKKLGLKGDKPWESMRDFLKKEMKDKPDNTNNRFALAARMNRLISDGPFPFWGCPKRDELTTLSVKKPREHESGDMKEYRRTEAELTKQKLARPQPIWKIAYAGAVGGQVMTGLPVIHKLRADFDSLRIWPFELPLEPLIEENLEGISIVVAEVFPSMLEQKNAETEIRDEAQVRIMAEYIANLDEKDRIAALFEGPKKGSKAAQTAISSEEGWIFGV
- the gor gene encoding glutathione-disulfide reductase, yielding MSYDYDLFTIGAGSGGVRASRIAALTGAKVAIAEEFRTGGTCVIRGCVPKKFMVYASEYRKAFKDAKGFGYTIPEISYDHKAFITSLGSEVDRLSGIYARNLNNAGVELIHERAEIVDAHTIKLVKSGKTVTAERILVAVGGTPFVPGEFEGAEHCISSDQIFDVEELPKSIVIGGGGYIAVEFAHIFAGLGVETHLVYRGDTVLRGFDDDIRTAVHQGMVQAGVHVVTSAVFEKVSKTSDSDHQYKVELSNGHAIDADIVMGAFGRSPYTKGLGLENAGVELAANGSIKVDEWSKTNVPTIWAVGDVTDRVNLTPVAIREGHAFADTEFGGKPHHFDHDKIATAVFTQPPVGTVGLSEEQARAEHGEIDIYKSDFKPMKNALSGDQSRVLMKIVVRASDQVVLGCHIVGPDSPEIIQAVGIAVKMNATKQDFDNTCALHPSLAEELVTMRTKFVPT
- a CDS encoding ParA family protein, whose product is MRIVSVMNMKGGVGKSTSVCMLAEALASQASMRVLVVDLDPQSNASMILCGLDKWSELRESERTLDAYFAQFVHGTEPRRFHEFIAPRISDLQGEPVVDLVVATPEFRYVERDALDKFIRQGFTITAVQERLTRLMASAVESVASNYDVVLFDCPPGISLFAEAAITMSEYVVIPTIPDYVSRLGIFAFRRRAVRSMEKRRFTEDNILTLITKYDPNIVLHESEVLSLRSDFKTFDIVVPQNENIARAGEWSETPRSFDQKYGDAAGIVRDLAAEFQEKVGLL
- a CDS encoding HU family DNA-binding protein, with the translated sequence MMNKSELTKQVAEAASMTQSEAGRAVDAVLDTISSELKKGEQVALAGFGTFLAKTREERQGRNPATGKPMTIPKKTSASFKPASVLKDL
- a CDS encoding class II 3-deoxy-7-phosphoheptulonate synthase, which encodes MTKWAPDSWRAKPAKHIPEDYPNSAALADVEATLSQYPPLVFAGEVRRLKARLGDVAAGRAFLLQGGDCAESFKEFNSNNIRDTFRVILQMAVTLTFAASKPVVKVGRIAGQFAKPRSSPVEVKDGVTLPSYRGDIINGMEFTPESRTPDPQRLIRAYNQSAATMNLVRAFSRGGYADLHNLNKWMLSFVDRSPQGERFQKIATQINEAVDFMEAIGLTPDNTPIMSETEFYTSHEALLLGYEQAMTREDSTIPNQTVDTSAHMLWIGDRTRQLDGAHVEFCRGVINPIGMKCGPTLDPDELIRLIDTLNPEDEPGKMVLIARFGADKVEDGLSKLVRRVEQEGRSVIWSCDPMHGNTLTSESGYKTRPVDRILSEVAQFIDVVSTEGAYPGGVHFEMTGQNVTECLGGAQDITDADLSSRYHTHCDPRLNGEQALELAFLVAEKLRSKKSSVALAAQ